One Oreochromis niloticus isolate F11D_XX linkage group LG16, O_niloticus_UMD_NMBU, whole genome shotgun sequence genomic window carries:
- the asb1 gene encoding ankyrin repeat and SOCS box protein 1, with product MADGPEADVDDPPSINFPPLITVSDLPSATAAGRNLKEWLQEQFCDKPLEQDDMRLHNAAYVGDLDTLRNLLQEDGFRRRINEKSVWCCGCLPCTPLRIAATAGHAACVAYLIAQGAEVDLVDVKGQTALYVAVVNGHLDCVRILLEAGADPNGSRHHRSTPLYHAARVGRLDILQELIRFNADVDMDHQLGPRLLLSARTLNTLVVCPLYISAAYHHLHCFQLLLQAGAQPDFNYTGPVCHEALTRGLASCLLDAVLRHGCEVAFIHLLLDHGANPALVPWDESELEAPNRRKVDPEALRVFLEAKRNPRRLTHLCRIRIRRTMGKNRLNHISSLPLPEPIKIFLLHQN from the exons ATGGCCGACGGTCCAGAGGCTGATGTTGACGACCCGCCCAGTATCAATTTCCCCCCGCTCATCACCGTGTCCGATCTACCCAGCGCTACAGCTGCAG GTCGTAACCTGAAGGAATGGCTCCAGGAGCAGTTCTGCGACAAACCCCTGGAGCAGGATGACATGCGTCTCCACAACGCGGCCTATGTCGGCGATCTGGACACCCTGAGGAACCTGCTGCAGGAAGACGGCTTCAGACG GCGTATCAATGAGAAGTCTGTGTGGTGTTGTGGCTGTTTGCCCTGCACCCCTCTGAGGATTGCAGCCACAGCTGGACATGCAGCATGCGTGGCCTATCTGATCGCTCAGGGAGCCGAGGTGGACCTAGTTGATGTCAAAGGCCAAACAGCTCTGTACGTAGCTGTGGTTAATGGTCACCTAGACTGTGTACGGATTCTTCTTGAAGCTGGAGCTGATCCCAATGGTAGCCGCCACCACCGCAGTACCCCGCTGTACCATGCTGCACGAGTGGGGAGGCTGGACATACTGCAGGAGCTCATCAG GTTCAATGCTGATGTTGACATGGACCACCAGCTGGGTCCCCGGCTCCTGTTAAGTGCTCGAACCCTCAACACTCTAGTGGTCTGCCCTCTTTACATAAGCGCAGCCTACCACCACCTTCACTGTTTCCAGCTGCTGCTCCAGGCCGGCGCTCAGCCCGACTTCAACTACACAGGTCCTGTCTGCCATGAGGCTTTGACACGAGGTTTGGCTTCCTGCCTGCTGGATGCGGTCCTGCGACACGGATGCGAAGTggccttcatccacctgctgctggaCCACGGAGCTAACCCAGCCCTCGTGCCCTGGGATGAGTCGGAGTTGGAGGCTCCAAATCGAAGGAAAGTTGATCCAGAGGCACTCAGGGTCTTCTTGGAAGCAAAga GAAACCCTCGTAGGTTGACACATTTGTGTCGCATCAGGATCCGCAGAACGATGGGCAAAAATCGTCTAAACCACATATCTTCATTACCGCTTCCAGAACCTATCAAGATTTTCTTGCTTCACCAAAACTGA